One region of Chryseobacterium sp. C-71 genomic DNA includes:
- a CDS encoding thioesterase family protein: MIHTTHTIRVRYAETDPMKYVYYGNYAAYFELGRVELFRSIGISYDEIEKLGIWLPVSDYNIKYLKPALYDQKLEIHTYVKKIPGVRIEFEYEIYNEEKIKITEARTTLFFLDAATNKVIKCPDFLMKLIEKNWKEN, encoded by the coding sequence ATGATACACACAACTCACACAATACGAGTACGTTACGCAGAAACCGACCCTATGAAATACGTATATTACGGCAACTACGCCGCATATTTTGAATTGGGAAGAGTAGAACTTTTCAGAAGCATAGGAATATCTTATGACGAGATTGAAAAGCTTGGAATCTGGCTACCGGTTTCTGATTACAATATTAAGTATTTAAAACCAGCTTTATACGATCAAAAATTAGAAATTCATACTTATGTAAAAAAAATTCCGGGTGTGCGAATAGAATTTGAATATGAAATTTATAACGAAGAAAAAATAAAAATTACAGAAGCCCGCACTACCCTTTTCTTTTTAGACGCTGCAACCAACAAAGTCATCAAATGTCCCGACTTTTTGATGAAGCTCATCGAAAAAAACTGGAAAGAAAATTAA